The Aptenodytes patagonicus chromosome 10, bAptPat1.pri.cur, whole genome shotgun sequence genomic sequence gcgggtgttcagccatctccaggaaagcagggctccatcatgcgtgacggtgacttgggaagacaaacgccatcactccaaacgtcccccccttccttcctcttcccccagctttatatgctgagcatgacgtcatgtggtgtgggatatcccttgggtcagctggggtcagctgtcccggctgtgtcccctcccagcttcttgtgcccccccagcctgctcgctggtggggtggggtgagaggcagaaaaggccttgactgtgtgtcagcactgctcagcagcaacgaaaacatccctgtgttaccaacactgtttccagcacaaatcccaaacacagccccgtacttgCTACTGGGAGGAAATTTAACTCtaccccagacaaaaccagcacaccatgtCACAGCAACAGAGCATCCCCAGCCTGCCAGCcctcagagggatggaacacctctatCGACAGACAAGAGAAAGACCAGGTCCGACTTATTTTATTGAGATAAAGGGGAAAATCAGTGAGCacgaaacagaaaaaaaaagttgcaaaaactGCACAGAGTTAAAGGGGCGAAAACCTGAaacctgctccctcccctccctccctgcgtGGGCAAGGTACCTGCTAGATGTTGGCAGCTGGGTGTGGGCGGCTGCACCCACCTTGGGTGTGCAGGGTTTTAGTGTCATGTGCCCCACGAAACGTGTATTTCCACGGCTGAGCAGGAGGAAACCAAGCCTCCCAGACTGGGTGTGATGCTCACCTCTTGCTAATTCATTACAGCACCTCCAttcccatctcctcctctgcttccctcccACCGAAAGGTTTTGTCTTCCTTTCAAAGGGCTGCGAGAGCACCGATAACTCACAGGCTGGTGGCCGTGGTTTGGGGTGTTTATAAGCACTGTAAGAAGCAGGGGCCAACCAACCAGCTCCCTGACTGTGATGTTTCCAGCCCAATGTACAGCCCAGTGCATCTCAGACCCACATCGAACCTGAGCTGTGGCATGCCAGGATGGGTCTGAAATTCAGGATGTCTCCAAGGTCTGGTACCTCCAACAGTCGTGGGCCTCCTTGCCAACCTGCTCTTCACCCCTGACCAAGAGGAGGTGGTGGATACAGGGCACCCTGGTGACCACAGGTTTGCTTGCTCTTCCTGACTGCTGATGGGAAGAGCATCCCTGGGCAGAGGGGATTTCTCAGACGCCTTCAGGGTTGGGGTGCTCTTGCGGGGGCTCTGCTTCTCCTTTGGTTCATATCCATGCTTCTGCATTTATTTGGTTTCTCTCCAGTTTGTTCTGGTTTAGTCTCTGCATCTTAGGGAGGACTCTTAGGGTGTGTTGGAGATGGACTAAGGGGAAGGGCAGTAGGCCAGTGCCTGTAACTGGACAGCCAGGTATGGGGCATGGGTTCTCCTCACCCCAaaagctcttccagctgctggtgagtacatcagcaaaaaaaaatggGGGCAGTCATGTTTGAGACACCTTTCCAGACTTGGATATTCTTGTCACCCACCTCTTGCCGTATCTCTAGGAAGAGAGAGCCCCCACCTGGGCTCCTGGTGGGGTTGGACCGGAGCGTGAATTCAGGAGGGGTGTCCTTGGGCTttgccctgcctccccccagtgCCTTACAGCTGGGTAGCTGTCACCTCGCAAAGCTCGCCCACGGGGACCATCATCACATCCTGCACAGAGGAGCTGGGCTCGGCTGGCAGGTAGGACTTATCCTgcaccttctcttctccctttccctcgTCCAGGTTAAAGACAAGCTTCAGCTTTTCCGGCTGCACAGAGTTCAGGATGATGacgcccagccccagcagcaggcacagcagcccTGCGATGCACAGCATGGGGAGACATTTTAGCACCTCCTCCCCGCTGTGTCCCAGCCCTATCCAGACCCAGATCTGGGGTTGGAGGCCAACAGCACGTGGCATCACCTGGGAGGTCAAGGTAAGGTGTTATTTCCCTCTCCACATCTGGACTCTGCCATCAGTTTGGGCTCCCCGGTACAAAAGGCAAGTCAATGAACTGGGGCAGATGGCCAAGAGAGTTGGGGCTGGAGCCCACTGTATATGGGgaaaggctggaggagctgggcttgtttagcctgaaAAAGAGGAGTCTTCAGGGGGACTTAATTGCCATCTTCTGCTACTGAAAAAAAGCCAGTCTCTTCTCGGAGGTGCACAGTTGTAACATAGGAAATTCCGGTttgataaaaggaaataaatgctgcCCATGAGTGAGACAGCTGTGGGGCAGGTCCTGAAAGGCAGAGGGGATCTCTAGCCATGGGGACAGCCACCACCAGACTGAACAAGGCTGATGTGGCTTTGAGGTTAGCTCTGCTCTGGGCAAGGGCTGGGAGAGAGACCCCAGAGGGTCCTTCCAGGCCAGGCCTTTCCCTGACTCTGTGATTCATGACTTTCATGACACTCCTCTGGGCACACCTCCATGCAGATAACTTTGGCCATTCAGATCTCCCGGCTGCTCAGCTCTTTTCCCCCCAGTCTCGATGATGCTATCCTAAATTCTTGTATgccagttcaaaaaaaaaaaaaaatcattttctgtgACCAGCCTTAGAGACAGAAGGGATGAGGCACTGTTGGGGCATCAATGAGCATCATCGCTGCAGGGATGGAGAACAAAAGCCCCAGGAGCAAGCTGAGCACTCACCTGTCGCTAATGTCAGCCAAAAGGATCCACCATACTCTGTTTTCAAGGAAGCTGGGCCAAACTGGATGGGGCACTTCGGGGTGTTCCTCGCAGTGAAGAAGAAGAGCAGTGAGAAGAGCATCAGCGTGGCAGTGAGCAGGAGCATGTAGCCACCGTAGAGCAGGATGGGCATGGAGAACAACAGGATGGAAATGAGCCACGTGCAAAAGGCCATCCTGCGAAAGGACCACAAAACTGAGCACAGAGCATCATGCTTGGAGCCTCTCCTCAGGGTCTCCTCTCCACAGCCCAATGGAGGAAtacagccctgggcaacctgctctagctggccttgcttgagcaggtgGGCTGGACAGGCTGATCTaaggaggtcccttccaacgcaaatGATTCTGTAACTGCATGAATGGTGGAGCTGTGGGACAGGTCTTGCAGTGGTGGAGAGGGATCTCCACTCCTGGGGACATTCAGCGTTGAACTTCACGAAGCCCCGAGCACCTTGACATGGCTTTGACATCTGCCCTGCTCTGGGCGGGGGACTGGAGTAGAAACCTCTGGAGGTCCCTCCAAATTAACTCTTTCTCTGACTCTTGTGGTCCTCCACAACTGGTCACCCCCAGGCAGTTCCCACCTGTTCAAAGGGAGAATGGCAACAAGGGAGACCTTTGTTTGGAGAACTGCACAAAAAGGCCGTGCCCACATCTGATTTAGCACCTGGAGTGAacccagctgccagccctgccctgtgtgtggggtttgggtttaGCTCGCTGGGGAGGTGAGCCTAACAAATTGTTCTGATTCCAAGAAAAATAACGAAAAATAAGTTTACATCTACATCCCTGCCTTGAAATACTTCTTCTCAATAGCAGGAAGGTTTGGGCAGGGCtagttatttttcctgaaaataaaaaaggagatgtGGGCAGGGATCTGGAGCCTATGTCCATAGGGGGAATCACAAGACTCACTCTTCCCTGCGACTCTTTCCCACGACTTCTGAGACACTGGGGGATGCTCTGAGACTCCACAATCGCAACACACACAAGGGCTCTCAGCTTTACAGCACGAGACAGCCTCTGAGCACCCTCTTGAAGGTCCCTCCCGCTCCCCACCAGCAGGTCTCATGCCCTCTTGGGCATCCAAGAGGAACCCCCCCATGGCTGGTCTTGTCAGGGCTCTGCATCTTGCTTGGGAGAGAACCTTGCACCATAAGACCCACGCAGTTGCATCTGCTTTCCTTTAAATGAAGAATAGTTCTTCTCCAACTGCAATTTTGCACATCAGGGCAGAGGACACAGAAGAGGACTCTGGGGAGATGGGCAGGCAAGGAAGCATGAGCATCCCTGGTTCTGCAGAAGGGTGGGTGCCAGAGACCAGTCAAGGATTTGGCATGGCTTTACAGGGAAAAGGGTGGCTCCATCAAGCTCCCTCTGCTCTACCTCGTTCTTTCCACCTCCCCACTGAGCAGAGATAGGGCTGACCTCTTGCTCTAACTTACCACAGGGTGAGGGACGCGTAGTGGCCGGAGATGCGGTATTGCCTGTGCACACCACAGGGGCTTTGCGTGGTGAACTTCTCCGCCACATAGAGGATGGGGCTGGGCAGCCCCTTCTCCAGGCCTTCACCATAGCTGTGGTCGTAGTCTGCATCGAAGCTCCAGGCAAAGTGCTCGTTGTAGTTGATGGTCTCATTAACCTGATTCACCGGGTTTCCTGCCAGATGATGAAGACTAAGGACCTTTCTCAACCTTGGAGGCAGCTCCAAGACTTCCTGGTGTGGGGGCTCGAGGGCCCAGAGACCCAGTACCCAGGTGCATGGCTGCCAGACTTGCACCCAATCCCCTCCTGTTGTGATATGCACTCACCCACCAGTGTGATGTTCACCCCCGCCAGGCCAATGTGCAGCCCAATGTCTGCGTTCACCAGGGCACGGCTGAAGGACTTGTAGGAGGTGTTTGCTGTTACCCAGCCTGTCTCCCAGTCCCTGGTGAACTGTATGGCTGTGAAGACTTCAAAGGTTAGTCATGGCCTGGCAGCAAGACATCTAGTGCTGGAAGCACCTGCCATGATGGTCACCATGGCCTGAGCATCATCTACCCCGTCCCAAGGGCAAGGCTTGGGTTGTGAGCCCCAAGGAGCAGAAGCCTTGTATGTCCTTCCCCAACATCAACCCCGACCTGTGACCCTGAGAGCCCCACTTGGGTTGGTTTCTCCCCAGACCCAGCGCAGTCCCTAGCCCCAGAGGCAATGGGGCTGATGTGTGGGCACTGTCTAGGCACTGGTCCTCATCTAAGCACCTGCCAAATTGTCTGAGTCCCCTGGAAGCTGGTGGTGGGCTTTCGGTGACTGCCCTAGAGGTGGTTTGCACATATGACCACCAGCCTTCAGAGAGGAGCCAGATGGGTGCTTGCACTTCCCACCACTTGCTGGAGCCAGGTCCCAGACGTAGACAGGCGTCAGTCTTCCCCATAAACTCATCCTGCAGGCTGGATTTGGCACTTGGCTGCTCTGTTCACCCTCCCTCGCCTTGCTCCCCCATCCCCTGTGTCTTGGGCATCCTTGAGCTTCCCCCCCAGGACCCTGGTACTCACTGAGGACCACCGCTCCCACGAAGAGGCCCATCACCACCCGCAGGAACCAGAAGAGTCGCTGCGAGGGGTGAGCAGAGGGGGTGGACAGGTCTCAGTCAGATTTTGCCATGGGGACATCAGCACCAAGTATGTCATTTAGAAATGCCAGCCGGTGAGAAACGGGCCTGTCCCTCCTCTGGGGAGTCACCCCACGGGCTCTGCAGGCGGGTGGCACGGGGGAACACGTGGCTGGGGCATCCCTgccgtggggtgggggaggcagcagggagatCTGGGCAGAGCAAGAAGGTCAAAACAGTCCATTTGGGAAAGCTGTGCCGTCCCCTTTCTGGGAAGGAGGATGGAGACACTCCCTTTAATAGTGCTGAGCTGGGATTTCCACACTTATCCAAACCTCACGTGTTTGGACGTGTTGGCAGCTGGCCACAGCTGGAGgcaaaagcagcagccaggggTTTGCAGTGTGCCCCCTGGGGAGGAGACGCCTCTCAGCCAGCCCCGCTGCAAAGCCAAGTACGTGACAGGCGCGCAGCATGCGAGCGGTGGGCTCGCAGCGGGGTCTGTTGGCCACGCAGAGCCTCGCGAGCAGTGCTGGGGCATGCACAGTGCACACCTCCTTCTTTTATTGGGGTTTCAGGGAAGGTGGAGCGAGGTCTTTGAGCCTCGCCCTGTTTTTCCACTCCTGTGAAATCACTCGGGCTTGCTCACAGTGAAATCCAGCTAAGCTCAGATCTGGGCACCTCGTAAATTTGGGATGGTGGAGTTTGGTGTCTCCAGCATGGGGGTACATGCTGGGTTGAGCTGGAGCTCACCTCCATGGCTCGCTAGAGATCCCAGAGCCCTGGCCATGAACCTGTGGGCATGTTTGCTCCCCAAGTCTGGTTTCaaggctgggaaggaggaggcaTGTGGGATGCACAGGGCAGAGACCAGAAGGCTGAGCTCCCCTAGCCTCTCCACTTACCCCCCTGCCCCGAATCCCCGGCAGGATGATGATGAAAGTGGCCAACATGGAGAGGAAGACGGAGACGATGACGGCCCGGGTGGTGTCGAAGGGGAAGCACGCATTGGTGCCGGGGTAGAAGGGGAAGGAGCCATTCCACAGTGTCATCCCGCTGCCCAGGAGGGCTGGAAATCGGCACCCAGAGAGACATCAGGGCAAAAATCACCTCCACACTTCAACCCCACCCAGCCTTCTCCGCGGAGCCATCTCCTGCCCACTTGCCAGCGCGCTGCCTGTCCCAGGCATGGCTGTGCGTGCATCTCCAGTGCCCGTGCACATTGCAGTCCTGCATCCGGGCATACACTCAGGCATCTCCCACAGGGGCCCTTCATCTCCCCAGGGTACATCCCAGAGCAAAACAGGTTTGGAGTCACTGGGGCATCCACTGCAATGCTCAGATTGTCCCCAAGGTGCCACAGCAAGACATGCACACATTGCCGGGCCTCTcgctcccctcctctgcctgttCTCGACCCCTGGTCTCTTGCCTGTGCTCCCACCTCCCTGGTTCAGCTCTTTATCAaacagcctggctccctcttgCAGGTGTTGTTCTCGGGGCACTCGGTGAATCACCGCACAAACGCAGGCTGTGCCCTGTCGGGCTGCTCCTCGCTGAGTCCCGGACAGAGATAACTCCTTGCCATCCAAGGAAACAGGAGTATCCCAGAGGGGAAAGAGAAGCTGCCTGTCCCTGGCAGCAGCGTGCCAGTCACCACCTGCCAATCCTCTGTCCCAGGAGCTGGCTAGAGGCAACACTGTCCCGTGGCAGGCGGAGGGATGCTGCTCGGGAAGCCAGCCATGGTTTCTGCCACGGCATTTGGCCAAGGCACTTCCCTGCTAGGGAAGGGCTGCTTAGCATCCCCCAGGAGCGGGGATCGTCCCAGTAGTGGCTGCAGAAACGCCCGTGCCCCCTTCCCCACGCCGAGCCTACCTCCGTCACGGCCGATCCCGAGGGCTGGCTGCTGTGCAGAGCTGTGGCGTGCTTCGGgatgctgcctccctgcccgcgctgcctccCCGGGCTGTGGGCGAGAAGCCAGCCCGGTGTGTCACGGTTGTGTTTCTCCCAGCGTTTTTTACAGTGCCCGCCTCCAGAGGTGGCTGGATCGTGCAGCCTTACCCACGGCTGATCGGCCCCCTCCGGCAGTCCTGCTGAGCCCCAGGGCAGGCAAGGGAGATACAGGCTGGCACGGTGCCGTGCAGCGTTGCAGAGGTGAGTGATCCTGGGgggtctttgccttcttttcctcGACTTTTCCTGCAGAGCGGTGAAAAGTCCAGCTGTTCCTTATGGCACGAAGACCCTGGGGCTGCCAGGCTCCTCAGGAGcctgctggggagagcagcagagggCTTCAAAACCCTCACCTGCACTGCCCAGTGAAGCATCCCAGCTGAGGTCATCTAGCATGGGTTGTGGCTGCACGGTCTCCTCCTTGACCCTGCTCCTGACTCCATCCCCTGGGGGAGGTTCTCTGGGAAGGTCCCGGCCGACCTGTTGATCACAAGGCAAGGTGACACAGTGGCTGGCGAGGGGGACCAGCAGAAAGGCACAGATCTAGAGGGGCTCCCAGCCCCATTATGCAGAAGGTGCTAAGGTTACTAACCTGGCCACGGTGTGGAGACCATGGAAATTCAAGCTTTTGGGGTTTGCTCTCATTCTTTGGCATTTTGGTTGGCTGAAGCAGGTTGCATTGATGCTGAGAGGTCCCAGCACGGCAGAAACACTCTCCTGACCCACGTCTGGGGGCTCCCCTCCGAAGCTGGCACAATTACTGTCATCCCCTGGGTATTTCTTTCTGCATCCCAGCAGATGGCCTGGCTGGGTGCCCTGAAAAGCTGTGCTCCCCACCCCCTTGGCAGAGGGAGgtaaaaatgagttttcattcATGCCCAGCAGGAAATAAAGGCATTTCTGGGCAAAGACTTTGCCGTTTCCCCTCAAGTCCCAGACTGGTGCTACCCAGTCTGAACACTGAATCCCTCCCTGgggatcatttaaaaaaattaaataaagggTGGCAAGGGTGATGTGACTGGGAAACGtgtgtgcagagctgtgctgcggAGGTGTCTGCCGGTGCAGGCAATGCTGGGGATGTGGCGTTAGAGCCAGCTCTGGTAGCATCTGCAAAGCGAAGAGAGACGTGGACTTCACAGCCAATGGCGCAGATCCTTGCGGGTGCCTGGTAATTGGGAGGCTGAGGTTAATTAAGGTGGGGAAGATGCAACCATGTGAGGTGGTACGCGGGATGAGAAGTGGTCTGGCCAGGGGTTAGAGCATCACtccctggagcagggagaggcagtggAGAGATGGGCTCTGCACTGG encodes the following:
- the DUOXA1 gene encoding dual oxidase maturation factor 1 isoform X2, whose protein sequence is MTLWNGSFPFYPGTNACFPFDTTRAVIVSVFLSMLATFIIILPGIRGRGRLFWFLRVVMGLFVGAVVLRNPVNQVNETINYNEHFAWSFDADYDHSYGEGLEKGLPSPILYVAEKFTTQSPCGVHRQYRISGHYASLTLWMAFCTWLISILLFSMPILLYGGYMLLLTATLMLFSLLFFFTARNTPKCPIQFGPASLKTEYGGSFWLTLATGLLCLLLGLGVIILNSVQPEKLKLVFNLDEGKGEEKVQDKSYLPAEPSSSVQDVMMVPVGELCEVTATQL
- the DUOXA1 gene encoding dual oxidase maturation factor 1 isoform X1, giving the protein MTLWNGSFPFYPGTNACFPFDTTRAVIVSVFLSMLATFIIILPGIRGRGRLFWFLRVVMGLFVGAVVLTIQFTRDWETGWVTANTSYKSFSRALVNADIGLHIGLAGVNITLVGNPVNQVNETINYNEHFAWSFDADYDHSYGEGLEKGLPSPILYVAEKFTTQSPCGVHRQYRISGHYASLTLWMAFCTWLISILLFSMPILLYGGYMLLLTATLMLFSLLFFFTARNTPKCPIQFGPASLKTEYGGSFWLTLATGLLCLLLGLGVIILNSVQPEKLKLVFNLDEGKGEEKVQDKSYLPAEPSSSVQDVMMVPVGELCEVTATQL